The genomic window CAGCATTGGCTATGTGATTCTGACGATTCTAAATCGGATTGATTCATCTCAACCACTGAACTTCTCTCATCCAACTTGATAAACAGAGCAAGTGCACCCATTGCAGCCATACCCCAGAAAATGTTCGCTCCCCATCGCTCATACCCCCAGCCACTTAAGGTGGTCATGAGTGCGATAAAGGCCCCGAGAGGGATCGCGTTATACAGAGCTTGTAGTGCCACCATCTTGTTCTGTTCTTGAGATTGAATGTATTGAATCGCGGCAATATGTGCCATAGCAAACGTCACGCCATGCAAAAGCTGAACGAGAACCAAAGCAACAATGGCGGTCGTCGAAGCCGTGATCCCCCAGCGAGTTATCACACCGAGTGCAGCAATGACAAACAGAGTACGCAATGTGAGGCCGGAAAAAAGTCGCTTACTTAGCGCAAACACCGCCACTTCCGCGACCACGCCTAAACTCCACAAATAACCAATAATCGCTTCAGAGTGCCCAGCTTCTTTCCAATAAATCGCACTGAAGCTGTAATAAGCCGCGTGACTCCCTTGCAACAATGCCACCAAGGCTAAAAATTTCACCACTGACGACTCACGCAGCAGTTCACCTAGTTTTGGTCGCGCCGCTTGTTGCTCAGATTGTGTGACTGGCATCACGTTAGGATTTCGCATCGCCAGAACCAATGACAACAACACCCCGGCAAGCGCCGTATACAAAATCATATCAGTGCCAAATTGTGCCACCAAATAGCCGACAACCGTTGAACCGGCGATAAAGGCAATCGACCCCCAAAGGCGAGTTCGACCGTAATCAAGCATCTTCAGACGACTGTAATGGTTCGCCATCGCATCCGAAAGTGGAACGATCGGTCCACAGCATAGGTTAAACAGTACCGTGGCAAGTAACATCAATAAAAAGCTGCCGCCGGTAAAGAAGTAGAACCCAACAAACAGTAACGCAGCAAAACTGAGACAACGTAAGGCAGGCATTAAATGTTCCACTTTATGAATACGTGGCGTAATCACTAAGTTAGCCACACAACGAGTTGCAAAGCCGATACCAATCAATACGCCAATATCACCCGCAGACACGCCTTGGTTTTCAAACCACAGCGCCCAAAATGGCAAATAAACGCCATAGGCAAAAAAGAAACCAAGAAAATACTGAGAGATCCAGCCATAGGGAGAAGGACTAAACATGCATAACCTATAAAGTGTGCGAAAAAAGCAGCACCAATTATGCCTATCTCACATGCGATGAAAAAGGGAATTATTACTGAGATAGTATTTCCGTATTCAATGGATTTGGATATCGCATTTCAATGAATCATTTCACACTCACCGATACCCACACTCGCATTTAGACTAAAGTCGTCTGGAGCTTCTCTGGTATTTTGTCAGACTGATTAAAGACGCCCATTTCTTGTTGTGATGCTTATGCCTGACAAATTTAATATGCAGCACCCACCCTTCAATAGCCTATCCGACGTGGAACAGTTGAAGCTTCGTGCTTCATTAGACGTAGTGTATTACCGCTCTCAGGAAGTGATACTGGAAGCTGATAGGCCAAGCCGACACCTGCACATTTTAATCAAAGGGGCTGTTGAAGAGCGCGCGAGCAGTGACGGTGAGATTTACGCTCACTATGCCAATGAAGATATTTTTGATGTCCGCAGTCAGTTTGAACCTCACACTAAACACCAATATATCGCGCTCGAAGATACATTAAGTTATCTGCTGCCCACCGATATTTTTCTCGAGCTTTACCACGCTAACGGCCAATTCGCCGCCTACTTTGATAGCAACCTATCGACACGTAAAGCACTAATTGAAGCAGCCCAGCAACAGCAAAATCTAGCCGAGTTTATCTTGACCAAAGTGGATGACTCTATCTATCACCCACCACTGATACTTGAACCAAACCAACCTATCAACCAAGTCACTCAAACCCTTAAAGAACAAGGGTTGGACTCGGCTCTCATTCATTTAGAACATGATGATCCAAAAGCTTTTGGATCATCATGTTCCTTACCATATGGAATCGTCACTCGAACCAATTTATTGCATGCTGTGATGCTCGATAATTTCCCACTGGATGCGCCCGTTGGTGAGATCGCAACGTTTCCGGTGATGCACGTGAACCAAGGCGATTTCCTGTTTAACGCCATGATTACCATGACCAGAAATCGAGTAAAAAGGTTGATGGTTTGTGATGGTAAAAATGCGGTCGGCATGGTGGATATGACACAGATCCTCAGTGCATTCTCCACCCACTCCCACGTTCTCACTTTACGTATTGCACGCGCCACCAGCGTTGAAGAATTGGCAATGGCCTCTAACAAACAGCGTCAACTGGTCGAAAGCTTACTCCGTAATGGGATTCGAACACGCTTTATCATGGCGCTGATTTCTGCGGTTAATGAGCAGATCATAGAGAAGGCTTTTGAGTTGATTATCCCGCCAGCACTGCATAATCACTGCTGCCTCATCGTGTTAGGTTCCGAAGGTCGCGGCGAACAAATTCTCAAAACCGATCAAGACAACGCACTAATCATTCAAGATGGTTTGCAGTGGCATCAATGCCAAAGTGCGATGAACGATCTCACTCATACCCTTCAACAATTGGGTTACCCACTGTGCCCGGGCAATGTGATGGTCAACAATCCGAAGTGGGTACACTCAGAACAAGAGTGGAAACAGACCCTCACCCGTTGGGTAAAAAAAGCCACGCCAGACACCGTAATGGATATTGCGATCATGGCAGATGCACACGCAGTGGCGGGTAATAGAGAGTTATTAAAACCAGTCAAACAGCACCTCAGTGATTTAATGCTCGGACAGGAATTGATTTTGGCGGAATTCTGCCGCCCGGCGCTGAACTTCTCGGTTCCCCTCACCCTATTTGGCAACGTCAAACAATCCAAGTCAGGGCTCGATATCAAACAAGGTGGTATTTTCCCTATCGTGCATGGTGTGAGAGCGCTTTGTCTGGAGCATGGTGTCACCGTAAACAATACCTTCAAACGTCTTGAACAGTTGGTCAGCCAAAAAGTACTCGAGCAAAGTACCGCGGATAATCTCAGTGAAGCGCTCAAGCAATTCTTTAAGTGGCGCTTAGCCCAAAGGCTTTCTCAGCAGCACAGCAGCAACAAGATTAACATCAAACTGATGGAGCGGGCAGACAGAGATCTGCTTCGTCATAGCCTGCATGTGGTGAAGAAATTCAAGCAATGGCTCGGCTACCACTATCAGATACGGGATTAGGCGATTGAACGATGAATAGGTTAGTTCGCTATTACTGGCACCACAAGCTCAAAGGCTCTCTTTACCAGCCTCTGTTTACTGCGCCTATTGATCATGAATATGTATCGCTCGATTGTGAAACCACCAGCCTAGACCCCAATCAGGCGGAGTTAGTCACCATCGCCGCAACAAAGATCATCGGTAACCGTATCATAACCAGCCAGCCCTTTGAGGTTCGGCTGCAAGCACCTCAATCGCTCGATTGCAATTCAATCAAAATCCACCGCATTCGCCATCAAGATCTAAAGCACGGCATCGAAGAAAAACAAGCTTTAATCGAACTGCTCGAGTTTATCGGTAACCGCCCTTTAGTCGGCTACCACATCCGCTATGATAAAAAAATTCTCGACCGAGCCTGCTTAAAACAGCTCGGATTTCCACTGCCTAACCGATTGATCGAAGTGAGTCAGCTTTATCAAGATAAACTGGAAAGACAGCTGCCCAACGCCTATTTCGATCTCAGTATCGACGCCATCTGTCGCCAACTCGATTTGCCTATCCCGGTCAATAAACATGATGCATTACAAGACGCTATCTCTGCTGCACTGATTTTCGTTCGCCTGAAACATGGTGACCTGCCCCGTTTCAACTCTTCATATTCTTAATTCAACCACAGCCTCTTCACATAGAGAGCAACCTCTCAAAAATGAACTTAACTCGCTATTTTGTAAGTGAAAAACAGCGTCTCATCCTAAAGTCTAATTGTGAAAATCGCCATCCTAGCCGAGAGTGATAGCACAAAGACAGTCCTGAAATTGACTTAAAAACTGAACACAAAGGAAGTTGCCAGTTCATTAGGAATGTAGGCACAAGGAGAGATGCAATGAGTGAAGCCCACGTTTATCCGGTAAAAGACAATATTCAATCAACCACACACGCGGATAATGACACTTACCTAGCCATGTACCAGCAATCGGTTTCTGACCCTGAAGGCTTTTGGGGTGAACACGGAAAAATCGTGGATTGGATCAAGCCTTTCACACAGGTAAAAAACACCTCTTTCGATCCTGGCCACATTGATATTCGTTGGTTTGAAGACGGCACGCTTAACGTTTCGGCTAACTGTATCGACCGCCACCTTGCAGAGCGCGGTAATGAAATCGCTATCATCTGGGAAGGCGATGACCCGGCTGATGACAAAACGCTAACGTTTAATGAACTGCACAAAGAAGTGTGCCTATTTTCGAATGCTTTAAAAGAGCAAGGCGTACGCAAAGGGGATGTGGTTTGTTTATACATGCCAATGGTGCCAGAAGCGGCAGTAGCCATGCTGGCGTGTACCCGTATCGGGGCGGTTCACACAGTAGTATTTGGTGGTTTCTCACCAGAGGCACTGTCTGGTCGTATTATCGACTCCAATTCTAAAGTCGTTATCACGGCTGATGAAGGCGTGCGTGGCGGCCGTGCGGTTCCACTGAAGAAGAATGTCGATGAAGCACTGACCAACCCTGAAGTGAAAAACATCGAGAAGGTTGTGGTATTCAAACGCACTGGCGGTGATGTGGCTTGGCACGAACACCGTGATGTGTGGTGGCACGATGCAATTGCTAATGTATCTGCAGATTGCCCACCAGAAGAGATGAACGCCGAAGATCCACTATTCATCCTTTATACGTCAGGCTCAACAGGTAAACCGAAAGGCGTTATGCACACCACAGGTGGCTACCTTGTCTATGCAGCGATGACCTTCAAATACGTATTCGATTACCAAGAAGGCGAGACTTTCTGGTGTACAGCCGATGTGGGTTGGATTACAGGTCACACATACCTTGTTTACGGGCCACTAGCTAATGGTGCAAAAACAATCCTATTCGAAGGCGTGCCTAATTACCCGAACACTAGCCGCATGAGTGAAGTGGTCGATAAGCATCAAGTTAATATTCTTTATACTGCACCAACCGCGATTCGCGCTTTGATGGCGAAAGGCAATGAAGCGGTTGAAGGTACTTCGCGTGACAGCCTGAGAATTATGGGCTCAGTGGGTGAGCCTATCAATCCTGAAGCGTGGGAGTGGTATTACAAAACAATTGGTAATGAGCAGTCTCCGATTGTCGATACATGGTGGCAAACAGAAACGGGCGGTATATTAATCTCACCACTGCCGGGGGCAACAGACCTAAAACCGGGGTCAGCGACTCGCCCATTCTTCGGCGTACAGCCCGCGCTGGTTGATAACATGGGTAACATCATTGAGGGTGCAACAGACGGCAACCTTGTGATTCTTGACTCTTGGCCAGGCCAAATGCGTACCGTACATGGCGATCATGACCGCTTTGAACAGACTTACTTCTCAACCTTTAAAGGCATGTACTTTACCAGTGATGGTGCTCGTCGTGATGAAGACGGTTACTACTGGATTACGGGCCGAGTCGATGACGTGCTGAACGTATCGGGTCACCGTATGGGGACGGCAGAGATAGAATCGGCTCTCGTCGCATTCGATAAAATTGCAGAAGCCGCGATTGTCGGTATCCCTCATGATATAAAGGGCCAAGCTATTTATGCATACATCACACTCAATGATGGTGAGTTCCCAACGGCTGAACTGCATAAAGAAGTAAAAGACTGGGTACGCAAAGAGATAGGCCCAATCGCAACGCCCGATGTGCTGCATTGGACAGATTCTCTGCCAAAAACACGTTCGGGTAAGATCATGCGTCGTATTCTACGTAAAATTGCCACCGGCGATACCAGTAACCTCGGTGATACATCAACCCTCGCAGACCCAAGCGTGGTTGATAAACTGATTGCCGAAAAGGCAGAACTCGCCTAAGTAATAAAGCGCATCGGCGACTTACTGTTTAAACTATCCCGCCTTAAACCGTCACCTTTGTGGCGGTTTTTTATGGTTGCTCTTGATCTCAAATCTCTTCGATAAAATTAAGGTCATTGCTTTTTTTTGTTAAGTTGATAACAATTGAATTCAACGCTCATAGGAGATTAGACCAGTAAATTGCTGCGATTTGCGCTGAATTAGCTATAATCTGGTTCTAATTTTTAAATTTGGGTTTTTCTCACTGGAAATCAATCCCAAATTTTCAATAAAATGGCAACATTCACGTTCGTAAACACGATAAAGGAAGATAGCCCCATAATGTCTACAAAGTTTCGCATTCTAGTTTTAAATGGCCCAAACCTTAACTTGTTAGGCCTTAGAGAGCCCGCACACTATGGCTCTCAAACACTTGAACAGATTATTAGCTCATTGACCGAGCAAGCGAAAGCACACGATGTTGAGCTGTCTCACTTACAGTCAAATCGTGAGTATGAACTGATTGAAGCTATCCATAGTGCTTATCAAAATGTTGATTTTATTATTATCAACCCAGCGGCCTTTACACATACCAGTGTGGCACTGCGTGATGCATTACTTGGCGTTGCAATCCCATTTATTGAGGTTCATCTATCGAATGTTCACGCACGTGAACCATTCCGTCACCACTCTTACCTATCTGATAAAGCAGAAGGTGTGATTTGTGGCTTAGGTGCCCAAGGTTATCAATTTGCTTTGACCGCTGCACTCAGCAAGCTCAACGCAAAATAAACATAAACATAAACAACGAACTATTACTAACCTACTCCGTCATAGAGTAAGTTCAATTAACAGATAAAGAGAAAGAAACAATGGATATTCGCAAAATCAAAAAGCTAATCGAATTGGTTGAAGAGTCTGGTATTTCTGAGCTAGAAATCTCTGAAGGTGAAGAGTCAGTACGAATCAGTCGTAACAGCACAGCACCTGTCGCACCGGTTCAATATGCAGCGGCTCCAGCTCCAGCTCCAGCTCCAGCCGCCGCTCCAGCTCCTGTAGCAGCACCTGCTGTAGCGGAAACACCTGCGGCACCAACAGGCCACCAAGTTCTTTCTCCAATGGTTGGTACTTTCTACGGCGCGCCAAGCCCTGATGCCAAACCATTCGTTAAGGTTGGTCAATCGGTGACTGCCGGCGAAACACTATGTATCGTTGAAGCAATGAAAATGATGAACCAAATCGAAGCTGACAAGTCTGGTGTTGTCACGGCAATTCTACTTGAAGATGGTCAACCAGTAGAATTCGATCAAGCTCTAGTAATTATCGAATAATAGAGAGCACTCATTATGTTAGATAAATTAGTCATCGCGAACCGCGGTGAAATTGCACTGCGTATTTTGCGTGCATGTAAAGAACTGGGCATTAAAACGGTAGCGGTTCACTCAACCGCAGACCGCGACCTTAAGCACGTACTGCTTGCGGATGAAACCATTTGTATCGGTCCAGCGCGTGGTATTGATAGCTACCTGAACATCCCTCGCATCATCAGCGCCGCTGAAGTGACTGGTGCTGTCGCGATTCACCCTGGCTACGGCTTTCTATCTGAAAATGCCGACTTTGCAGAACAAGTAGAGCGCAGCGGTTTTATCTTCGTTGGCCCTAAAGCAGAAACCATTCGCATGATGGGTGACAAAGTGTCAGCTATCACGTCAATGAAGAAAGCGGGCGTACCTTGTGTACCTGGTTCTGACGGCCCACTTGATGATGATGACGCAAAAAACAAAGCGCACGCTAAGCGCATTGGTTTCCCTGTCATCATCAAGGCATCTGGTGGTGGTGGCGGTCGTGGTATGCGTGTTGTCCGTTCTGAAGCAGAACTAACAGAAGCTATCGCAATGACTCGTGCTGAAGCAAAAGCCTGTTTCAACAACGACATGGTTTACATGGAGAAATTCCTAGAAAACCCTCGTCACATTGAAGTACAAGTGCTTGCAGATGGTCAAGGTAATGCTATCCACCTAGGTGAGCGTGACTGTTCTATGCAGCGTCGTCACCAGAAAGTTGTCGAAGAAGCACCCGCTCCAGGTATCACTGAAGAGATGCGCAAGTACATCGGCGAACGTTGTACTCGTGCGTGTATTGAGATTGGATATCGCGGTGCTGGTACATTTGAATTCCTATACGAGAACGGTGAGTTCTACTTCATCGAAATGAACACTCGTATCCAGGTTGAGCACACGATTACTGAAATGGTAACGGGTATCGACCTAGTAAAAGAGCAGCTGCGTATTGCTGCCGGTCAGCCTCTATCATTCACTCAGGATGATATTAAGCTACGCGGCCACTCAATCGAATGTCGTATCAATGCTGAAGATCCTGTTCGTTTCCTACCTTCACCAGGTAAGATTGAACGTTTCCACGCACCAGGCGGCATGGGCGTACGTTGGGAATCTCACATCTACACGGGTTACACAGTGCCACCACACTACGATTCAATGATTGGTAAGCTGATCACTTACGGTGAGAACCGTGATGTGGCTATCGCTCGTATGAAGAACGCATTGGGTGAGATGATTGTTGAAGGTATCAATGTCAACACTGCACTACAACTCGCGATAATGAACGACGAAAACTTCCAACACGGTGGTGCAAACATCCACTACCTTGAGAAGAAGCTTGGTCTGCAATAGCAGCTAGCCATCGGTAATACGTTCTCTGTAGGACGGTAATAAATGCTCACTTAGGTGGGCATTTTTGTTTTTAAACACTCGTGAAAATCCCCCCTATAATCCCTCTTATTATCCACGGTGTTTTGATGAATTTGCTCATATTTTCTGCTAGACTCCCCATCCAATTTTTCTCATATAGAAGATGCAGCCATGCCTTGGATTCAAATCAAGCTTAATGCGACCAATGAAAATGCCGAACAAATCGGCGACATGTTAATGGAAGAGACAGGTGCTCTTTCCGTAACTTTCCTTGATGCACAAGATACCCCTGTATTTGAGCCTCTGCCGGGTGAAACTCGCCTTTGGGGTAACACTGACATTCTCGCGCTTTACGACGCTGAGACTGATACAGGCGTCGTCCTAGCACAGATTAAAGCCAGCAACATGTTCCCTGCGGACTTTGCTCATAAAGTAGAGCAAATTGAAGACAAGGATTGGGAGCGTGAATGGATGGACAACTTCCACCCAATGAAGTTTGGTGAGCGTCTTTGGATCTGCCCTAGCTGGCGCGATATCCCAGAACCGGACGCTGTAAATGTAATGCTGGATCCCGGTCTTGCATTTGGTACCGGTACTCACCCAACCACCGCATTGTGTCTTGAGTGGCTTGAAGGTCTCGATCTAACAGGCAAAACGGTTATCGACTTCGGTTGTGGTTCTGGCATCCTAGCAATTGCTGCGATCAAACTGGGCGCCGCAAGAGTTATCGGGATCGACATTGATCCTCAAGCTCTGCTGGCCTCAAAAGATAATGCACAGCGCAACGGCGTGGCTGATCAATTAGACGTGTTCTTACCACAAGATCAACCGGAAGGTTTGTTAGCGGACGTCGTCGTTGCCAATATTCTTGCCGGTCCATTACGCGACCTATCAAGCATCATCAAGGGCCTAGTTAAGCCAAATGGTGTGCTCGCCATGTCGGGCGTTTTAGATACCCAAGCGGAAGATGTCGCGACATATTATCGTGATGAGCTTCACATTGATCCAATTATCGAGCAACAAGAGTGGTGTCGAATCTCTGGTCGCAAACAAGGCTAGACAAGACTTTCAGCGCTAATTGATTGAATTTTATGCCAATTACAAAAACAAATTGTAAATGCTCAAATATTAGTCTTTTCACGCAGCGAAAAAATGCGTAAAATGCGCGCCCTTGCTGGTACAGAACTGTGATGACGTTTTGAAAATCGGAAATTATCAACTTAAGAACAATCTAATCGTCGCTCCAATGGCTGGCGTAACGGATAGACCATTCCGTGAGTTGTGTCTTCGCTATGGTGCGGGGATGGCCGTCAGTGAAATGATGTCCTCCAACCCGCAAGTTTGGAAAACGTCAAAGTCTCAGCAGCGTATGGTACATGAAGGCGAATCGGGCATTCGTTCAGTACAAATCGCTGGTGCGGATCCACAGCTTATGGCCGAAGCTGCTCAATTCAATGTTGCTAACGGTGCGCAAATCATCGATATCAATATGGGTTGTCCAGCCAAAAAAGTGAATAAGAAGCTTGCGGGCTCAGCCCTACTGCAGCATCCAGAACTCATCGAAGATATTCTGAAAGCGGTGGTAAATGCTGTCGATGTTCCAGTAACGTTGAAAACGCGCACGGGCTGGGATACAGACAATCGAAACTGTGTCCAAAT from Vibrio artabrorum includes these protein-coding regions:
- a CDS encoding 3-phenylpropionate MFS transporter, which codes for MFSPSPYGWISQYFLGFFFAYGVYLPFWALWFENQGVSAGDIGVLIGIGFATRCVANLVITPRIHKVEHLMPALRCLSFAALLFVGFYFFTGGSFLLMLLATVLFNLCCGPIVPLSDAMANHYSRLKMLDYGRTRLWGSIAFIAGSTVVGYLVAQFGTDMILYTALAGVLLSLVLAMRNPNVMPVTQSEQQAARPKLGELLRESSVVKFLALVALLQGSHAAYYSFSAIYWKEAGHSEAIIGYLWSLGVVAEVAVFALSKRLFSGLTLRTLFVIAALGVITRWGITASTTAIVALVLVQLLHGVTFAMAHIAAIQYIQSQEQNKMVALQALYNAIPLGAFIALMTTLSGWGYERWGANIFWGMAAMGALALFIKLDERSSVVEMNQSDLESSESHSQC
- a CDS encoding DUF294 nucleotidyltransferase-like domain-containing protein, with the protein product MLMPDKFNMQHPPFNSLSDVEQLKLRASLDVVYYRSQEVILEADRPSRHLHILIKGAVEERASSDGEIYAHYANEDIFDVRSQFEPHTKHQYIALEDTLSYLLPTDIFLELYHANGQFAAYFDSNLSTRKALIEAAQQQQNLAEFILTKVDDSIYHPPLILEPNQPINQVTQTLKEQGLDSALIHLEHDDPKAFGSSCSLPYGIVTRTNLLHAVMLDNFPLDAPVGEIATFPVMHVNQGDFLFNAMITMTRNRVKRLMVCDGKNAVGMVDMTQILSAFSTHSHVLTLRIARATSVEELAMASNKQRQLVESLLRNGIRTRFIMALISAVNEQIIEKAFELIIPPALHNHCCLIVLGSEGRGEQILKTDQDNALIIQDGLQWHQCQSAMNDLTHTLQQLGYPLCPGNVMVNNPKWVHSEQEWKQTLTRWVKKATPDTVMDIAIMADAHAVAGNRELLKPVKQHLSDLMLGQELILAEFCRPALNFSVPLTLFGNVKQSKSGLDIKQGGIFPIVHGVRALCLEHGVTVNNTFKRLEQLVSQKVLEQSTADNLSEALKQFFKWRLAQRLSQQHSSNKINIKLMERADRDLLRHSLHVVKKFKQWLGYHYQIRD
- a CDS encoding 3'-5' exonuclease codes for the protein MNRLVRYYWHHKLKGSLYQPLFTAPIDHEYVSLDCETTSLDPNQAELVTIAATKIIGNRIITSQPFEVRLQAPQSLDCNSIKIHRIRHQDLKHGIEEKQALIELLEFIGNRPLVGYHIRYDKKILDRACLKQLGFPLPNRLIEVSQLYQDKLERQLPNAYFDLSIDAICRQLDLPIPVNKHDALQDAISAALIFVRLKHGDLPRFNSSYS
- the acs gene encoding acetate--CoA ligase, which codes for MSEAHVYPVKDNIQSTTHADNDTYLAMYQQSVSDPEGFWGEHGKIVDWIKPFTQVKNTSFDPGHIDIRWFEDGTLNVSANCIDRHLAERGNEIAIIWEGDDPADDKTLTFNELHKEVCLFSNALKEQGVRKGDVVCLYMPMVPEAAVAMLACTRIGAVHTVVFGGFSPEALSGRIIDSNSKVVITADEGVRGGRAVPLKKNVDEALTNPEVKNIEKVVVFKRTGGDVAWHEHRDVWWHDAIANVSADCPPEEMNAEDPLFILYTSGSTGKPKGVMHTTGGYLVYAAMTFKYVFDYQEGETFWCTADVGWITGHTYLVYGPLANGAKTILFEGVPNYPNTSRMSEVVDKHQVNILYTAPTAIRALMAKGNEAVEGTSRDSLRIMGSVGEPINPEAWEWYYKTIGNEQSPIVDTWWQTETGGILISPLPGATDLKPGSATRPFFGVQPALVDNMGNIIEGATDGNLVILDSWPGQMRTVHGDHDRFEQTYFSTFKGMYFTSDGARRDEDGYYWITGRVDDVLNVSGHRMGTAEIESALVAFDKIAEAAIVGIPHDIKGQAIYAYITLNDGEFPTAELHKEVKDWVRKEIGPIATPDVLHWTDSLPKTRSGKIMRRILRKIATGDTSNLGDTSTLADPSVVDKLIAEKAELA
- the aroQ gene encoding type II 3-dehydroquinate dehydratase, yielding MSTKFRILVLNGPNLNLLGLREPAHYGSQTLEQIISSLTEQAKAHDVELSHLQSNREYELIEAIHSAYQNVDFIIINPAAFTHTSVALRDALLGVAIPFIEVHLSNVHAREPFRHHSYLSDKAEGVICGLGAQGYQFALTAALSKLNAK
- the accB gene encoding acetyl-CoA carboxylase biotin carboxyl carrier protein codes for the protein MDIRKIKKLIELVEESGISELEISEGEESVRISRNSTAPVAPVQYAAAPAPAPAPAAAPAPVAAPAVAETPAAPTGHQVLSPMVGTFYGAPSPDAKPFVKVGQSVTAGETLCIVEAMKMMNQIEADKSGVVTAILLEDGQPVEFDQALVIIE
- the accC gene encoding acetyl-CoA carboxylase biotin carboxylase subunit encodes the protein MLDKLVIANRGEIALRILRACKELGIKTVAVHSTADRDLKHVLLADETICIGPARGIDSYLNIPRIISAAEVTGAVAIHPGYGFLSENADFAEQVERSGFIFVGPKAETIRMMGDKVSAITSMKKAGVPCVPGSDGPLDDDDAKNKAHAKRIGFPVIIKASGGGGGRGMRVVRSEAELTEAIAMTRAEAKACFNNDMVYMEKFLENPRHIEVQVLADGQGNAIHLGERDCSMQRRHQKVVEEAPAPGITEEMRKYIGERCTRACIEIGYRGAGTFEFLYENGEFYFIEMNTRIQVEHTITEMVTGIDLVKEQLRIAAGQPLSFTQDDIKLRGHSIECRINAEDPVRFLPSPGKIERFHAPGGMGVRWESHIYTGYTVPPHYDSMIGKLITYGENRDVAIARMKNALGEMIVEGINVNTALQLAIMNDENFQHGGANIHYLEKKLGLQ
- the prmA gene encoding 50S ribosomal protein L11 methyltransferase, which gives rise to MPWIQIKLNATNENAEQIGDMLMEETGALSVTFLDAQDTPVFEPLPGETRLWGNTDILALYDAETDTGVVLAQIKASNMFPADFAHKVEQIEDKDWEREWMDNFHPMKFGERLWICPSWRDIPEPDAVNVMLDPGLAFGTGTHPTTALCLEWLEGLDLTGKTVIDFGCGSGILAIAAIKLGAARVIGIDIDPQALLASKDNAQRNGVADQLDVFLPQDQPEGLLADVVVANILAGPLRDLSSIIKGLVKPNGVLAMSGVLDTQAEDVATYYRDELHIDPIIEQQEWCRISGRKQG